CACCTCGTCCAAGCCGGCGATCGCCACATTGGTCGACGTGTGGTCGGACTCCAGGCAGAAGCAGTTGACCAACGCCATGATCGGCAGGTTCGGATCCTCCGGTGAGCGGAAGAACCCGGCCGCGGTGTAGCTGGAACCACCAGCCTCGGCCGCCGCAGCCGTCGTGGCAAGCATGACTGTTGCCTCAGCGAGCCCTTGATCTATTTCCGTATCTGCTCCCAAACCGAACAAGGTAGCCAATTCGGCAGCGAGGGTACGGAAACGTGATTCGTCAATCTCTGCCAGCGGCATTTTCAGAAAACCCACGGGAAGAAACAATGAAAATTCTCGCCGCGTTGCAGTCGATGATCCTCGGACATGATCTACCATCTTCCCAAGTCTACTGACCATGGCGATTCGGGCCAAGATATCGGACAATTCGATTGTACTGATCGTCGGTCAGGTAGATTGACAGGACTGCAAGTTCTGGCCAATCAACGTCGAGACGACGTTCAGCAGCGGGCCCGACAACAATCATCGAACCTGGAGGAGTCTCCCAGATGACCCGCGGTTGCCCACTTGTGTGTTTTGCGTCCAGAAACGCCAAATGTGAACCAGAAATAGCCAGCACCAGGTTCCTGCCGGCCACCTTGAGGGTGTCGACTGCATCTATCGTCCGGGGATTCTTGACTTTACTGGAGAGCTTTATTGTGCCGGGTTTTTCGGGTCGATCCTTCGTTATCCCAAACTCATCAGCCAGGTAGCGACCGATTCCTATCAAGATCATAACAGGGAAGAGGGTCATGTAGCCGACGACTTTCCACCGAGTCCACGCTATCGTCGTATTTCTTCCCGGGGCGAATATCAGGAACTTCCATCGCCTAAACGAAAAAGAGTCAACGGGCTCGCGCCACTGTCGCCCAAGGAAATCTCGGATTTTGAGTTCGTCCGTCGAACTTGCGGGGTCTGCGGTATTCATCGTGCGAACTAACCCTTCCCGGTGATCTTGTCAGTCCCATAGTGAATACCCTCTTTGGCGCCTTGGCTGAACACCCCCTGGACGACAGTACCTGTCACTATCCCAGCGGCGGTAAACGCCCTTCGCGATCCTCGGCCGTACAACATGATCTTGAACCGGTCGCGACCGGCGTTCCCAGCTTCCGCGGGCCGGCACCAGCCCGGATCGACGCTGCCGGTCCGCGGATCCCGCCGCTACTTCACGGTGAACCCGGCGTCGACCGGAAGGGTCACCCCGGTCACGTACCGGCCGTCGTCGCTGACCAGATACAGGATCGCGTTGCTGATGTCCACCGGTTCGACCAGGCCGACCGGCATGAGGTTCGCGGCCATCGACGCGGCCTGCGGGTTCTCCTCCAGATAGCGGCCGATGACCTCGTTCTCCACCATCGGCGTGGCGACCCCGGTCGGATGCACCGTGTTGACCCGGATCCCGTGCGGGGAAAGCCAATTCGCGAAGCTGCGCATCAGCCCGACGACCCCGTGCTTGGCCGCGGCGTAGCCGTGCACGCCGCCGTTCGCGTCGCCGCCGCGTCCGGACAGGCCCTGCGTCGAGCTGGTCAGCACGATCGCCCCGCCGGCGCCGCGGTCCACCATGTCCTGTGCTGCCACGTAGACGGTGTTCCACACGCCGACGAGGTTCACCCCGATCATGTCGTTGAACGACTGCACCGGGTCGACCTCCTTCGTACCCAGCATGCAGACCGCCGCGTTGCCCAGCACGATGTCGACCGGGCCGAGCGCGGCCACGCCCGCGCGATAGGCCGCGCTGAGCGCGGGGAAGTCGCGCACGTCGGCCTGCTCGGGGTGGATCCGCCGCCCGGTGGCCTGGACCAGCCGCACCGTTTCGTCCATATCGGACTGCCGGGCCATCGGGTAGTCGACCGTGCCGAGGTCGGTCAGCCAGTCGAGGGCGATGATGTCCGCGCCCTCCCGCGCCAGCCGGACCGCGTGGCTGCGGCCCTGTCCGCGTGCGGCCCCGGTGATGAACGCGACCTTGCCCTCCAGCTTGCCCATGCTCTCGTCTCCTTTGGCGAGTCCCATCAATCTACGCAGGTGTAGACTAGATGCTGACCGATACTCTGCATATACTGATGCTCCATCATTTACGAAGGTGTAGATGCGCGCGGCAGGCGTGGGCATCGGGAAGGATCGTCGTGCGGGCTTGGCAGTTCATCGGTTTCGGATGTCAGCGTCCGCCAGGCTCTCCCGCAGGAAAAGCTGTGAAGGGACCCTTCACAGCCCTCTCCGCCGTCCGTGAAGGGGCCCTTCACAGACTTTCGGCGCGAATTCCTCGGCTGCCGCGCAGACTGCGGTGGAATCCGAGCGTGACCGCGCCCAGCAGCAGCCACGGTGCCCGGCCGGCGACGGTGACCAGCGCGACCAGGCTCGGCCGGTCGGTCAGCGATGCCGCGAGCAGGGGCAGCGCCGCGTAACGCAGACCGTCGCCGGTGCCGCTGATGGCAGCGGCGGCGAGCAGCCGATGGAACGCGGCCGGCAGTGGCCCCGTGCGGCTCTGGGCGCCCGATGCCTTCGCGCCGGTCATGCCGCAATACCGGTCACGCGTGCGCCTCTACCTGCGCCGGCACGCTCCCGGTGAGCACGAAACTGTCCCGGATCTCGTACATCATCCGCGCCGTCACCTGGCGGCCGGCAATGCGTTGCTCAGGGTGCGCGGGCCGCATCGCGGACACCGAGTGCCGGGTGTAGGACTCGGTGGTGAGCCGCCGGTAGCCGTGCGAGGAGACCCCCGGGGCGAGCGAGTAATCCGTCCACAGCAGGAACGGGTAACCGTGCTCGGGCGGGATGTCCGGGGAGGCCCAGTCGGCGGGCCCCGGCTCGGCTCGCAGGTCCAGGGCCAGGTCGCCGGCCTGGAGCACCAGCCCGTCCGTCCCGGCTTGCGGGGCGGCGAACACCTTGTGGAAACCCAGCAGATAGCCGCGGATCAGCGAGTGCTCGTTGTCGACGAAAGTGACGACGGGGAACAGGAAATCCTCGCCGCCCCAGTGCACGGGCACCTTGACGATCGTCTCGGCGAACCGGATCGAGTGCTGCGCCGACGTGGTCGACTCGACCTGCGAGGTGGTCACGACGAACCGGCGGGCCACCAGCCGTTCGATCAGGTCCGCCGGGACCCCGGGCCCGGCCAGCGCGCGGAAGTCGACCGGGTCGGGTTCGTCGAACAGCAGGGAACGGCCGGTGCAGGAGAAGACGTTCGGGAATCGGATGGACACGGGGCGGCTCCAGGGTCTCGGATCAGCGAGCGGACGGCCAGTTCACGGCGGTGTAGTCGACCTCGCCGCCGAATCTCCGCTCCGCCTCGCCGAAGCGGGCTCGCACGACGTCGAACAGCTCGTCCGGCCGTGGCATGATCGCCTCGGCGTGACCGAGGTCCTTGCGCATGTGCCGCAGGGCGAAGTCCAGCTCGTCCGGCGCCCCGGGCAGCATCTTGTCCAGCTTGCTGGCGCAGACCAGGGCCATCCACCCGTCACTGGCGATGATCCGCTGGGCGACCGGGAAATCCGGGCCGAGCAGCTCCTCCAGCGGCGGCACGAACGAACTCAGCGTGGCCAACATCGTGGCGCCCCAGGCGTTGTAGAGCAGCTTGAACCGGGTCGGATGTCCCGGCTCGCGGAAGTCGTACCGGGTGCGGACGAACAGCTTCAGCACCTGGTCGATACGCTCGTCGGAGCCGCTCGCGTGCACGAACGCCGAGAGCGTGCCCGATTCCGCGCCGCTGCGGCTCCCGGTGACCGGGCACTCCACGCTGACGCCGCCGGAGGACCGGATCAGTTCGTGCCACCACAGCACCTGGGCCAGGCCCAGCGTGGTCAGCTCGATACAGACCGCGCCCGCGGCCACGGCCGCGCCGATCGGCTCCAGCGACCAGAATTCCCGGCTCCGGTCGTCGTTCTCGAAACACCCCACGATGACATCCGGGCGCAGCGTGGACAGGCCGTCCTCGGACACGCAGCGCACGTCCGGTACGGGGGAGTGGGCGGCATGCCTGCTGTGCAGCGCGACGGTGTGCCCGGGGTGACCGGCCAGGTGCGCCAGAATTCCCCGGGTCATCACGCCGAGCCCGCTCACCAGTACCGTCGTATCCCTCACCGGACGCCGTCGTCCCCGGCGACGGCGCCGAGGATCTGGTCCTTCAGATCACCGGCCACGACCATGTTCTTGTACACCAGCGCACTGTCCGGAATGGACACTCCGAGCTCGTCCTCGATGGTGGTGATGAGCTCGACCACGCCGATCGAATCGATGCCGAGGTCGTCGAGGATCCGGGAATCCCGGCGGATTTCCACGCTGCCGTCCACGTCCGCGGCCGCGCGCATCTTCAGGTCGATGAAATCGGCGAGTTCCTGCCGTTGCACGATCGGTGCTCCTTTCCGTTGGCCGCCGGCGCCTCAGACGGCGGGGAAGTAACGAATCTGCGACCACTGGTCGATGTTCGCGAGGATCGCGTCGTCGGTCACCTGCCGCACGTGGTCGAAGAACCGTTCGCAGGTGTCCATCGGGGGATCCAGCCGCTCGTAGTGGAACGCCACGTTGTCCGGCCCGTCCAGCCGGGAGTAGGCGAGGAAGACCGGCAGCTGGTACTTCCGCACCATCAGATAAGGGAAAATCGACACCTGCCGGTCCAGGCCGAGCAGCCGGAACCCGACGGAATTGCGGCCCGCGGTGGATCCCACGACGGTGTCCGGCGGCCAGATGATCCCGTATCCCTCCTTGATCGCCGACTCCTGCAGGCGGGCACCCAGCAGGCTGGGGGTCGGGATGATCCGCAACCCGGCCGAATCCGGGAAGGTGACCGGCCGGGCGATGCGCGCGAGCGCCACCAGCGGCGCGAAACCCTGGTCCCGGAACATCGGGAGGGTCACCCGTTCCCCCAGGAACGCCAGGTGCGCGGCCGGCGCGAACGCCGGTCCGATGTGCGGGGAGATGAACAGCTTCGGCCCGGGGATCGCGCACACTTCGGCGGCCGGGCCGACCGGTGGTTCCGCGATCACCTCCTGCCGCACCAGAGTGCGCGCCAGCGCGGGCATATGCTGCTGCAGCAGCGCGGTGATCGACTCGGAGAAGGCGTCCGGACCGCCGGCGCGGCCCACGGCCTCGGCGAGTTCGGAGGTCAGCGGGGCGTCCGCGGCCAGCACGTAGCGACGGTCGCGGGTGCGCTCCCAGATCTCGTTCAGGCTGTCCTCGATCAGCTGTTCCCGGTCCGGCCAGGACAGCTGCCCGAGATCCGGATCCCCGGGACCGCGCCCGAAGGTCACGTCCACCGCGGGCGGAAGATCTCCGGCCAGGCCGTCCAGCGAGGCCCGGGCCAGCTCGGTGAGTGTGTAGTGAACGTTCACAGTCCTCTTCCTTCCGGGCGTGCGGCCGGGCGGTGCCGGGCCATCGGCGTCACGTGGTCAACTCCCGGCCAGCCGGCGCACGGCTTCCCGGATCAGGTTCCGGTCCGTGGCAAGGGACATCCGCGCCCATCGCCGGCCTTCGGCCCCGAATTTGCGGCCGGACATCAGCCGCACGCCGCAGGTCCGTTCCAGCCGCTCGGCCGCGTCCTCGGTGAACGACCGGCCGCCGAGATCGAGCCAGAGGAAGTAGGTCGCCTCGGGCCGCCGGACGGCGATGCCGCTGCCGGCCGCGGTCAACCCGGCCACGGCGAAGTCCCGGTTCACTCGCAACCGCACCAAGGTTTGCCGCAGCCACCTGCTGTCGGTTCCGTACGCGGCCCGCAATGCGGCCTGCTGCACGGTTTTGGGCATGGTCATCCGGGCACCGATCCGGCCGGGCGAATCCCGCCAGCGGCCGTCCCTGGCGAACAGGGCGAACGCGACGCCGAGACCCGACATGTTGTGCGACTTCGTCGGCCCCGACAAGGTGAGCGTGCGTGCCCGCGCGTCTTCGCCGAGGGAGGCGAGCGGGATGTGCCTTCCGGTGAGCACCAATCGACCGTGAAGTTCGTTGGACACCACCAGAATGTTCCACTTCGCGGCGAGCCCGGCCAGGTGGCGCAGCGCGCCGGCACCGAAGGTGCGGCCGGTCGGATTGTGCGGGTTGCACACGTAGATGACCCTGGTCCGGCCGGACACCACGCGGTCCAGCAGCGACCAGGCACCGTCGAGATAACCGTGGATGTCCACGGGGACGGGCACGCCGCCCGCGCCGGTGATGCTCCGCGGGATGTGCTCGTAGCTCGGCGCGAAGTAGACCGCTTCGTCGCCGGGCGTCAGCACATCGTTGAGCAGCAGGTACGAGGCTGCCACACAGCTGGAGACGAGCCAGAATTCGGCCGGATCGACGAGCATCGCGTAGGCCTGGCGGTAGAACGCGGCCAGCACTTCGGCGGTCCCGTTGGCGGTGTAGTGCGGCGGGTACACCAGCGGCTCGCGCACAGCGCGGCGGACGGCCGCCCTGATCACGGGGTCGAGCGGGAAGTCCATGTCCGCGATGTCGACCGGAATGACGGCTGGAGCTGCGCCCCGCCATTTCGCGGACAGCGCCCGCCGTCCGCGCAGTGCCCGCGGGACGCGGACCGGTCCGTCCCGGACTTCGCCCGGGGCGAGGTCGTCGACTTTCACCGTCATGTCCGGGTCACCAGTCCAGCGCGAGCGTGATGTCCGCGCGGGGCAGCCGGCAGGCTTCCCGCCCGGTGAGGCTGTTGAGGATGACCGCGCTGCGCCACGCGGCGAGGCTCAGGTTCGGGTCGGCGATGCCGTGGCTGCCCTGTGCGGCGTTTTGCACGTAGATCCGGTTGCCCGCCGGGCCGTCCCAGCTCAGGCTGTAGTCCTCGTCGACGTGGTAGACCCCGTCGGTGATCGGCAGCCGCTCCAGCAGCGGGGACAGGAAATCCGGTACCTCGGGGCGGAATCCGGTGGCGAGGATGACGTGGTCGGCCTCGAATTCATGCCAGGTGTCCGCGGTACGGTCCCGCACCGCCGCCCGGTAGCGGCCGGTGCCGGTCGTGGTGAGCCGGACGAGTTCGCAGTGCGGGTGCAGCCCGTGCCGGATCGGCTGCTCGTCGAGGTAGTCGAGTTCGTAGAGCCTGCGGTAGATCTCGCCGAGCAGGTGACCGGAGATCCCGGTCTGGGCCGGTCGCTGCCGGCGCAGCAGTGCCCGGCGCCGATCCACCGGCAGCTCCCGGAAATGCTCGACGTAGTGCGGGTGGGCCCATTCGGTGGAGAACGGCGACTCGTCCAGCGGTGTCAGGCCGTCCCCTCCGGTGATCCAGGTCAGGCCACGCGGGCGCCCGGCCCGTCCGGACAGCACCTCCAGCGCCACCTCGCCCGCGCTCTGCCCGCCACCGACAAGCAGCACTTCCTGGCCCGCCAGGCTCGCCACCTCCTGATGGAACCGGGCGGCGTGGGTCACCCGGCCACCGCGTACCTCGCGCGCACACGGCGGCAGGTACGGCCGCTGGCCGACGCCGAGCACCAGATCCTTTACGCGCCACCGTGATTGGCTGGAATGGACGAGGAAGCCGGTCCCGTCGTGCTCGACGCTCTTCACGTGCTGGTTCAGGTGCACGCCGAGTTCGGCGGCCGCCCAACGGAAGTACTGGTCGAACTCCTTGCGGCTGACCGTGCCGCCGCTGGAGATCAGGTGCCGGTACAGCCTGCCCTGTTCGCTCAGGAAGTTCAGGAAGCTGTACCGGCTGCGCGGATCCACCAGGCTGACCAGGTCCTTGACCCCGCTGACCTGCAACCGCGAGCCGTCCAGCAGCAGACCGGGATGCCAGCTGACCGAATCACGCGACTCCACGACGCTGATCTCCGGCCGAGCCAGCGGCGCGCCGAGCGCGGCGAGGCTCAGGTTGGCGGGACCGGCCCCGATCGCGAGCACCTCGGCCTGTCGTTCGTAGGTCATCTGGTGTCGGCCCCTCCCTCGTCGCGGTCGTCGGCGTCACTGGAACTCGGCGTAGCCGGGCAGCACGGACCGGCCGTTGTTGTGGTGCTTCAGCGATTCGTAGTACTCGCCGCGTACCAGCGCGAGTGACTCGCGCAGCGCGGCCCCCTCACCGCCTGGCAACGTGGTGTGGCCGCTGCTCCGGCACACTTCGCCGAACGCCGGCGGCACCGCCGAAACGGCTGTGCGGTCCCGGGTTCCGGTTGCCACGGCCAGCAGCAGCACACCGAACTGGAACGTGTTCATCCGGTGCGGCGACCGGACCGCCAGCTCGCGCAAGGCCTGTACCACCTCGGCGTCGGTTTCGAGGTGCAGCAGCGCTTTCAGCGCGGCCAGCGACATGCCGACCTCGCTGCCGGCCGGCGTCGGGTGCTCGCCCAGCTCGCGTGCCCGGACCAGCCCGGCGCGCTCCGCGGCGTCCGCCACCCGGTCCAGCCCGGCCCCGCCGCACCGGACGATGTCGGCGTAGCACAGCGCTTCGCCGCCGCGCTGCGTGAGCAGGCAGCGCAGGCTTTCCAGGCGCAGCTTGAGCCGGTGGACTGCGCGTTCGGTCCGGAACAGGTACCAGGTACTGGTGTCGGCCGGTGTCATCAACGCCAGACCTGCTTGGTGCGCAAGCACTTCCAGGCGTTGGCGCAGGCCGATCCGCGGTGGCGCGTCCGGGCGGTGAACCTCGAACGAGTACACCAGTGGGTACCGCAGACCGTGCCACAAATCCAGGCCGTGTAACGACGCGGCCCGCGGCAGATCTTCCGCCCGGACGAACAACGTCAGCACCTGCAGCCCCGGGTAGCGGCAATGCAGATGGTCGTCCAGCCCGCGCGCCGGATGCGCCGCGGGGAGATCCTCGGGAGTCACCACGATCAGGTCGAGATCCGACGCCAGCCGCGGACCGTTCGCGCCCGGCCGGACCGATGGTTCACCGCGTGCGAGCGAGCCGCCCAGGTACAGATTGACGTTGCCGACGCGATGCTGCGCGAAATACTCGCGGATCGTGGTTACGTACTCCTGGATCTCTTCGTCGACCCGTTCCCGCGCGGCGGCGGGAACACAGAGGCTTGCCCCGAACCAGGTCCGCGGCAGCTGACCGAGGCTGGTCGAATCCGCTGTACTGCTGCTCAACGCCACCTCCATCCGAACCCCGGAATGCCGCGGTGTCCTACGCCACCGCGTACAGGCACCACACCATCGTCGGAGTGAACTCCTCCAGCACCGACAGCCCGGACAGGCCGTTCACCACGTCGATCGAGGCGATGCATCCCGCGGTCTCACCCGCCGCCGCGGCTTGCGCGGCCAGCGGCTTGGCCCGCACGAACGACAACGCCGCACCAGGCGCGTAGAGGTGCGCGAACGCCAGCGTCGACGGGTGGATGGTCAGGGTGGCGGGTGGCCCGTTCCCCGGCCCGAGGCGGCTGTTGACCGCCAGGCACATCGTCTTGGTTTCCTGCTCCCACAACGCGACCATGCGCAGTCTGCCCAGGAAGCCGAAGTGCAGATCGGCCCAGGTTTCGGCGACCCCGTCGGCGTCGCGGTGCACGTACCCGGCCGGGACCAGCGCGCAGCCGCCGTCGCGGCAGGTCGCCGCCATCGCCTCCCGGAACGTGCCCGCCAGCCGGACGTCGGGGAACAGCGACGAGGCCAGTGATTCCGCGTCCGTGCCGGCCGGGCCGAGCGTCGTCACCGGCGCCTGCCGATAGCGCTCCGGCACCGGTATGCCGAGGCGGACGCTTGATTCTGCAATGGGCATGCTCATCCCCTCGCCAGGACCGGTCCGGCGGATCGGTCTTCCTCCGAAGCCAGGCCGGACAGCCGGAGCTGCGAGACGGCGATCCGGTGCGGTTGCGCGAACAGCCGGATCACCGCGCACCGGCGGATGGCTTCCTGGACGATCGTGCGGAGCGCCGCTTCAGCCGGCTCGCTTTCCGCCGATAGCACGGACACGGTGCACCGGACGTCCTGCAGGGGGATCGGCGCCGCCGGATCGGCCTGCAGCAGTCCTCGCACGTCCACCCGC
This Amycolatopsis sulphurea DNA region includes the following protein-coding sequences:
- a CDS encoding mycofactocin-coupled SDR family oxidoreductase, which encodes MGKLEGKVAFITGAARGQGRSHAVRLAREGADIIALDWLTDLGTVDYPMARQSDMDETVRLVQATGRRIHPEQADVRDFPALSAAYRAGVAALGPVDIVLGNAAVCMLGTKEVDPVQSFNDMIGVNLVGVWNTVYVAAQDMVDRGAGGAIVLTSSTQGLSGRGGDANGGVHGYAAAKHGVVGLMRSFANWLSPHGIRVNTVHPTGVATPMVENEVIGRYLEENPQAASMAANLMPVGLVEPVDISNAILYLVSDDGRYVTGVTLPVDAGFTVK
- a CDS encoding acetoacetate decarboxylase family protein, with product MSIRFPNVFSCTGRSLLFDEPDPVDFRALAGPGVPADLIERLVARRFVVTTSQVESTTSAQHSIRFAETIVKVPVHWGGEDFLFPVVTFVDNEHSLIRGYLLGFHKVFAAPQAGTDGLVLQAGDLALDLRAEPGPADWASPDIPPEHGYPFLLWTDYSLAPGVSSHGYRRLTTESYTRHSVSAMRPAHPEQRIAGRQVTARMMYEIRDSFVLTGSVPAQVEAHA
- a CDS encoding NAD(P)-binding domain-containing protein gives rise to the protein MRDTTVLVSGLGVMTRGILAHLAGHPGHTVALHSRHAAHSPVPDVRCVSEDGLSTLRPDVIVGCFENDDRSREFWSLEPIGAAVAAGAVCIELTTLGLAQVLWWHELIRSSGGVSVECPVTGSRSGAESGTLSAFVHASGSDERIDQVLKLFVRTRYDFREPGHPTRFKLLYNAWGATMLATLSSFVPPLEELLGPDFPVAQRIIASDGWMALVCASKLDKMLPGAPDELDFALRHMRKDLGHAEAIMPRPDELFDVVRARFGEAERRFGGEVDYTAVNWPSAR
- a CDS encoding phosphopantetheine-binding protein; this translates as MQRQELADFIDLKMRAAADVDGSVEIRRDSRILDDLGIDSIGVVELITTIEDELGVSIPDSALVYKNMVVAGDLKDQILGAVAGDDGVR
- a CDS encoding aminotransferase class I/II-fold pyridoxal phosphate-dependent enzyme, with protein sequence MTVKVDDLAPGEVRDGPVRVPRALRGRRALSAKWRGAAPAVIPVDIADMDFPLDPVIRAAVRRAVREPLVYPPHYTANGTAEVLAAFYRQAYAMLVDPAEFWLVSSCVAASYLLLNDVLTPGDEAVYFAPSYEHIPRSITGAGGVPVPVDIHGYLDGAWSLLDRVVSGRTRVIYVCNPHNPTGRTFGAGALRHLAGLAAKWNILVVSNELHGRLVLTGRHIPLASLGEDARARTLTLSGPTKSHNMSGLGVAFALFARDGRWRDSPGRIGARMTMPKTVQQAALRAAYGTDSRWLRQTLVRLRVNRDFAVAGLTAAGSGIAVRRPEATYFLWLDLGGRSFTEDAAERLERTCGVRLMSGRKFGAEGRRWARMSLATDRNLIREAVRRLAGS
- a CDS encoding lysine N(6)-hydroxylase/L-ornithine N(5)-oxygenase family protein — translated: MTYERQAEVLAIGAGPANLSLAALGAPLARPEISVVESRDSVSWHPGLLLDGSRLQVSGVKDLVSLVDPRSRYSFLNFLSEQGRLYRHLISSGGTVSRKEFDQYFRWAAAELGVHLNQHVKSVEHDGTGFLVHSSQSRWRVKDLVLGVGQRPYLPPCAREVRGGRVTHAARFHQEVASLAGQEVLLVGGGQSAGEVALEVLSGRAGRPRGLTWITGGDGLTPLDESPFSTEWAHPHYVEHFRELPVDRRRALLRRQRPAQTGISGHLLGEIYRRLYELDYLDEQPIRHGLHPHCELVRLTTTGTGRYRAAVRDRTADTWHEFEADHVILATGFRPEVPDFLSPLLERLPITDGVYHVDEDYSLSWDGPAGNRIYVQNAAQGSHGIADPNLSLAAWRSAVILNSLTGREACRLPRADITLALDW
- a CDS encoding nucleotidyltransferase domain-containing protein; the protein is MSSSTADSTSLGQLPRTWFGASLCVPAAARERVDEEIQEYVTTIREYFAQHRVGNVNLYLGGSLARGEPSVRPGANGPRLASDLDLIVVTPEDLPAAHPARGLDDHLHCRYPGLQVLTLFVRAEDLPRAASLHGLDLWHGLRYPLVYSFEVHRPDAPPRIGLRQRLEVLAHQAGLALMTPADTSTWYLFRTERAVHRLKLRLESLRCLLTQRGGEALCYADIVRCGGAGLDRVADAAERAGLVRARELGEHPTPAGSEVGMSLAALKALLHLETDAEVVQALRELAVRSPHRMNTFQFGVLLLAVATGTRDRTAVSAVPPAFGEVCRSSGHTTLPGGEGAALRESLALVRGEYYESLKHHNNGRSVLPGYAEFQ